One Methanofervidicoccus abyssi genomic window, AAGTAGATTTCTTATATGCTCAGATACTCCTTGAACAGTTATCCCTAAGGCATCTGATATCTCTTTCTGTTTTATGTGGGGTTGTTTTCTTACAATCTCTGAGAGTATCTGAAGCTCTGTAATATTCCTTTTTTTCATAGAACCACCGTCTATAGAAGACTAAAAAAGAACGATAAAAATTTTTATAGTACTTAATACTATTTATAAAAATATATAAAATTTAATTATCTAACGCGTATAGATTTTTACCATCCACTCTTTTTATCTAAGTTACTAACAGGAGAGAGATATATCATACGGAATGCGAGATTGTTAAATAAAGCAAAAATTATCACGGTGATCGTATGGATATACTCTTAGTTAACGACGATGGTATATATTCTAACGGTTTATTGGCCTTAAAGTCTGTATTATCTGAGGAGTTAGATGCCAAGGTTACTATAGTGGCACCTACAAATCAGCAGAGTGGTATAGGTAGGGCTATAAGTCTCTTTGTACCTCTAAGAATTACCAAAACAAAACTGGCAGATGGGGATTATGGGTATGCAGTATCAGGTACCCCTACAGACTGTGTCATTTTAGGTATCTACAAGATATTGAAGAAGGTGCCAGATATAGTTATCTCGGGTATAAACGTGGGGGAAAACTTAGGTACAGAAATAACAACTTCGGGGACCTTAGGGGCTGCATTTGAAGGGGCCCACCATGGGGCAAAGGCATTGGCATGCTCTCTCCAGATTACAAAAGACCATCTAAAGTTTAAAGAGGGAGAGATACCAATAGATTTTATAACTCCCTCTAAGATAGTGGTTAAAGTAGTTAAAAAGTACTTTGAAAATGACTTCCCCTGTGATGTGATAAACCTAAATATTCCAGAGAACGCTACTGAAAATACACCTATTGAGATCACAAGGTTGGGAAGGAAGATGTATACCACACGTATAGAGGAGAGGGAAGATCCTAGAGGTAGAGAGTACTACTGGATAGGAGGAGATCCTGTAGAAGATGACGAAGAAGGTACAGATGTCTATGTTTTAAGGAAGAAGAGGCATATATCATTAACTCCCCTAACCTTAGATACCACAATAAAGAATCTTGAAGATTTTAAAAGAAAGTACGAAAGAATATTAAACTTCCCGTAGATTGCAAGTTTTAATCATTAATCTATTACATTTTATTATATACATGTGAATTAAAAATACAGTGCGTGATACTATGTGGGGGAAGTTGAAAAAGATCTGTATTAAAAAAAGTAGTGAGAGTGAGGGTAAAGATAGAATAGCACTGTTGATAGACGGGCCCAATATGTTAAGAAAGGAGTTCAACATTGATTTAGATAAGATACGAGAGGTTTTAAGTAAATTTGGTAAAATTGTAATAGGTAGAGTCTATCTAAACCAGTATGCATCTGATAAGTTAATTGAGGCTGTTGCAAATCAAGGTTTTGAACCAAGAG contains:
- the surE gene encoding 5'/3'-nucleotidase SurE, with product MDILLVNDDGIYSNGLLALKSVLSEELDAKVTIVAPTNQQSGIGRAISLFVPLRITKTKLADGDYGYAVSGTPTDCVILGIYKILKKVPDIVISGINVGENLGTEITTSGTLGAAFEGAHHGAKALACSLQITKDHLKFKEGEIPIDFITPSKIVVKVVKKYFENDFPCDVINLNIPENATENTPIEITRLGRKMYTTRIEEREDPRGREYYWIGGDPVEDDEEGTDVYVLRKKRHISLTPLTLDTTIKNLEDFKRKYERILNFP